From Actinosynnema mirum DSM 43827, a single genomic window includes:
- a CDS encoding family 2B encapsulin nanocompartment shell protein — MTAIDPALPLDEIERTRQSLGTAAARNLATTTKSAPQMQAISARWLLRELPWVQTQAGTYRVNRRLTYAVGDGRITFTSTGSDIRVIPQELREVPALRAFEDDDVLTALANRFVQREFTPGDLLVQRGDRAEELFLVAHGKVDKIGEGEYGNQTVLDVLADGDHFGNGVLTGETEQWAFTARAVTPVIALVLPWETVQQLRDENSPLRAIVHSTTRTRGLPQNKHGEASIEIASGHEGEAPLPGTFVDYELAPREYELSVAQTVLRVHSRVADLYNKPMNQTEQQLRLTVEALRERQEFEMVNNRDFGLLHNADLKQRIHTRTGPPTPDDLDELLSRRRKTAFLLAHPRAIAAFGREATKRGVYPGVENHNGTMVTTWRGVPLLPCDKIPVTAQGTSSILAMRVGEQDSGVVGLHQTGIPDEFQPGLNARFMGINELGVISYLVSAYYSVAVLVPDALGILEHVEVGRE; from the coding sequence GTGACAGCGATCGACCCCGCCCTGCCGCTCGACGAGATCGAGCGCACGCGCCAGAGCCTGGGCACCGCCGCCGCCCGCAACCTGGCCACCACGACCAAGTCCGCCCCGCAGATGCAGGCCATCTCGGCCCGCTGGCTGCTGCGCGAGCTGCCCTGGGTGCAGACCCAGGCGGGCACGTACCGGGTCAACCGCAGGCTCACCTACGCCGTCGGCGACGGGCGGATCACCTTCACCAGCACCGGTTCCGACATCCGCGTCATCCCGCAGGAGCTGCGCGAGGTGCCCGCGCTGCGCGCCTTCGAGGACGACGACGTGCTGACCGCGCTCGCGAACCGGTTCGTGCAGCGCGAGTTCACCCCCGGCGACCTGCTGGTGCAGCGCGGCGACCGCGCCGAGGAGCTCTTCCTCGTCGCGCACGGCAAGGTCGACAAGATCGGCGAGGGCGAGTACGGCAACCAGACCGTGCTCGACGTGCTCGCCGACGGCGACCACTTCGGCAACGGCGTCCTGACCGGCGAGACCGAGCAGTGGGCCTTCACCGCCAGGGCGGTCACCCCGGTGATCGCGCTGGTGCTGCCGTGGGAGACCGTGCAGCAGCTGCGCGACGAGAACAGCCCGCTGCGCGCGATCGTCCACTCGACCACGCGCACCAGGGGCCTGCCGCAGAACAAGCACGGCGAGGCGTCCATCGAGATCGCCTCGGGCCACGAGGGCGAGGCCCCGCTGCCGGGCACGTTCGTGGACTACGAGCTGGCGCCGCGCGAGTACGAGCTGAGCGTCGCGCAGACCGTGCTGCGGGTCCACAGCCGCGTCGCGGACCTCTACAACAAGCCGATGAACCAGACCGAGCAGCAGTTGCGGCTCACCGTCGAGGCCCTGCGCGAGCGGCAGGAGTTCGAGATGGTGAACAACCGCGACTTCGGCCTGCTGCACAACGCGGACCTCAAGCAGCGCATCCACACCCGCACCGGCCCGCCCACCCCGGACGACCTGGACGAGCTGCTCAGCCGCAGGCGCAAGACCGCGTTCCTGCTGGCCCACCCGCGCGCGATCGCCGCCTTCGGGCGCGAGGCGACCAAGCGCGGCGTGTACCCCGGCGTGGAGAACCACAACGGCACCATGGTGACCACCTGGCGCGGCGTGCCGCTGCTGCCGTGCGACAAGATCCCGGTCACCGCCCAGGGCACCAGCTCGATCCTGGCGATGCGCGTGGGCGAGCAGGACAGCGGCGTGGTCGGCCTGCACCAGACCGGCATCCCGGACGAGTTCCAGCCCGGCCTGAACGCGCGGTTCATGGGCATCAACGAGCTGGGCGTCATCTCCTACCTGGTGAGCGCCTACTACTCGGTCGCCGTGCTGGTCCCCGACGCGCTCGGGATCCTCGAGCACGTCGAGGTCGGCCGCGAGTAG
- a CDS encoding acyl-CoA thioesterase produces the protein MREHYPHWQRVPTRWGDNDVYGHVNNVVHYAFMDTVINTWLIGAGLDIHGGPAIGLCVESHCSYRAAVAFPDALDAGLRVGKLGGSSVRYEVGFYREGADELVAQGHFVHVFTDRGTRRPVPIPDGLRAAMTGLVVP, from the coding sequence TTGCGCGAGCACTACCCGCACTGGCAGCGGGTCCCCACCCGGTGGGGCGACAACGACGTGTACGGGCACGTCAACAACGTCGTCCACTACGCGTTCATGGACACGGTGATCAACACCTGGCTGATCGGCGCGGGGCTGGACATCCACGGCGGTCCCGCGATCGGGCTGTGCGTCGAGTCGCACTGCTCCTACCGGGCGGCCGTGGCGTTCCCCGACGCGCTCGACGCCGGGTTGCGCGTGGGGAAGCTGGGCGGCTCCAGCGTCCGGTACGAGGTCGGCTTCTACCGCGAGGGGGCGGACGAGCTGGTGGCGCAGGGGCACTTCGTGCACGTGTTCACCGACCGGGGCACCCGCAGGCCGGTGCCGATCCCGGACGGGTTGCGGGCGGCGATGACCGGGCTGGTGGTCCCGTGA
- a CDS encoding family 2 encapsulin nanocompartment cargo protein polyprenyl transferase codes for MTDLDVSPAQRSARDVLAWGRALVDPALRAAVDRLPESMRSIAGYHFGWWDEHGVPTGADAGKAIRPVLVLLAARAVGGRAEDALPAAVAVELVHNFSLLHDDVMDGDATRRHRPTAWAVFGVNAAVLAGDALMTLALDVLAGSGHPAAARGIVLLSAAVQELLDGQSSDLGFEERDEVGVAECVRMAEGKTAALLGACCSLGALFGGGSADQVGELGLFGERTGLAFQFVDDLLGIWGDPAATGKPVHSDLRNRKKSLPVVAALASRSQAGRELAGLYRGRGELAGSALEEAAGLVEQAGARAWGQRRADELLAQARTHLRAAGVDPVAARELDAVAVLMTRRDR; via the coding sequence ATGACCGATCTCGACGTCTCCCCCGCGCAGCGCTCCGCGCGGGACGTGCTGGCCTGGGGCCGGGCGCTGGTGGACCCGGCGCTGCGCGCCGCCGTCGACCGGCTGCCCGAGTCGATGCGCTCCATCGCGGGCTACCACTTCGGCTGGTGGGACGAGCACGGCGTCCCCACCGGCGCGGACGCGGGCAAGGCGATCCGGCCGGTGCTCGTGCTGCTGGCCGCGCGCGCGGTCGGCGGGCGGGCCGAGGACGCGCTGCCCGCCGCGGTCGCGGTGGAGCTGGTGCACAACTTCTCGCTGCTGCACGACGACGTGATGGACGGCGACGCCACCCGCAGGCACCGGCCGACCGCGTGGGCGGTGTTCGGGGTCAACGCGGCGGTGCTCGCGGGCGACGCGCTGATGACGCTGGCGCTGGACGTGCTGGCCGGGAGCGGGCACCCGGCGGCGGCGCGGGGCATCGTGCTGCTGAGCGCGGCCGTGCAGGAGCTGCTCGACGGGCAGAGCTCGGACCTCGGGTTCGAGGAGCGCGACGAGGTCGGCGTCGCCGAGTGCGTGCGCATGGCCGAGGGCAAGACTGCGGCGCTGCTGGGCGCGTGCTGCTCGCTGGGCGCCCTGTTCGGCGGCGGCTCCGCCGACCAGGTGGGCGAGCTGGGGCTGTTCGGCGAGCGGACGGGCCTGGCGTTCCAGTTCGTGGACGACCTGCTGGGCATCTGGGGCGACCCGGCCGCCACCGGCAAGCCGGTGCACTCGGACCTGCGCAACCGCAAGAAGTCGCTGCCCGTGGTGGCCGCGCTGGCCTCGCGCAGCCAGGCCGGGCGCGAGCTGGCCGGGCTGTACCGGGGGCGCGGCGAGCTGGCCGGGTCGGCGCTGGAGGAGGCGGCCGGGCTGGTCGAGCAGGCCGGGGCGCGGGCGTGGGGCCAGCGGCGGGCCGACGAGCTGCTCGCGCAGGCCAGGACGCACCTGCGGGCGGCGGGCGTCGACCCGGTCGCGGCGCGCGAGCTGGACGCCGTCGCCGTGCTGATGACCCGACGCGACCGCTGA
- a CDS encoding family 2B encapsulin nanocompartment shell protein: MSVTDQGVESERPQLSLGTAAARNLATTTKSAPQMQNITSRWLLKVLPWEQAAGGAFRVNRRLSYAVGDGRLTFTNTGAAVQVVPQELCELPLLRGFEDVAVLAALASRFKQREFAAGEVVVERGRTQDAVHLVAHGRVNKIGETEYGDQTVLGVLADGDHFGGQCLAGPQGVWDFTVKAITPVTMLVLPWSVFEQLNGEMGGLRAHIQRMVNAGRQKQNHHGEAEIDIASGHEGEAPLPGTFVDYELAPREYELSVAQTVLNIHTRVADLYNEPMDQVEQQLRLTIEALRERQEHELVNNRDFGLLHNSDLGQRIHTRSGPPTPDDFDELLSLVWKQPTAFLAHPKVIAAFGRECTKRGIYPQNTDLNGHMVPAWRGVPVLPCNKIGVSDQRTSSVILLRAGKDNQGVIGLHQTGLPDEYQPGLNVRFMGINERAVMSYLVSTYYSAAIMVPDAVGVLEHVELGRED; this comes from the coding sequence GTGTCTGTCACCGATCAGGGCGTGGAATCCGAGCGCCCTCAGCTGAGCCTCGGCACTGCGGCTGCCCGCAACCTCGCGACCACCACCAAGTCCGCCCCGCAGATGCAGAACATCACCTCGCGGTGGCTGCTCAAGGTCCTGCCGTGGGAGCAGGCGGCCGGTGGCGCGTTCCGGGTCAACCGCAGGCTCAGCTACGCGGTCGGCGACGGCAGGCTGACCTTCACCAACACCGGCGCCGCCGTGCAGGTCGTGCCGCAGGAGCTGTGCGAGCTGCCGCTGCTGCGCGGGTTCGAGGACGTGGCCGTGCTGGCCGCGCTCGCCTCCCGCTTCAAGCAGCGCGAGTTCGCCGCGGGCGAGGTCGTCGTGGAGCGCGGGCGCACCCAGGACGCCGTGCACCTGGTCGCGCACGGCCGGGTCAACAAGATCGGCGAGACCGAGTACGGCGACCAGACCGTGCTCGGCGTGCTCGCCGACGGCGACCACTTCGGCGGCCAGTGCCTGGCCGGTCCGCAGGGCGTCTGGGACTTCACCGTCAAGGCGATCACCCCGGTCACCATGCTGGTGCTGCCGTGGAGCGTGTTCGAGCAGCTCAACGGCGAGATGGGCGGCCTGCGGGCGCACATCCAGCGGATGGTCAACGCCGGTCGCCAGAAGCAGAACCACCACGGCGAGGCCGAGATCGACATCGCCTCGGGCCACGAGGGCGAGGCCCCGCTCCCCGGCACGTTCGTGGACTACGAGCTGGCGCCGCGCGAGTACGAGCTGAGCGTCGCGCAGACCGTCCTCAACATCCACACCCGCGTCGCGGACCTCTACAACGAGCCGATGGACCAGGTCGAGCAGCAGCTGCGGCTCACCATCGAGGCGCTGCGCGAGCGCCAGGAGCACGAGCTGGTCAACAACCGCGACTTCGGCCTGCTGCACAACTCCGACCTCGGCCAGCGCATCCACACCCGCTCCGGCCCGCCCACCCCGGACGACTTCGACGAGCTGCTGTCCCTGGTGTGGAAGCAGCCGACCGCGTTCCTGGCGCACCCCAAGGTGATCGCCGCGTTCGGCCGCGAGTGCACCAAGCGCGGGATCTACCCGCAGAACACCGACCTGAACGGGCACATGGTGCCCGCGTGGCGCGGCGTGCCGGTGCTGCCCTGCAACAAGATCGGCGTCAGCGACCAGCGCACCAGCTCGGTGATCCTGCTGCGCGCGGGCAAGGACAACCAGGGCGTGATCGGCCTGCACCAGACCGGCCTGCCCGACGAGTACCAGCCCGGCCTGAACGTGCGGTTCATGGGCATCAACGAGCGCGCGGTCATGTCGTACCTGGTCAGCACGTACTACTCCGCCGCGATCATGGTCCCCGACGCCGTCGGCGTGCTGGAGCACGTCGAGCTGGGCCGCGAGGACTGA
- the ispH gene encoding 4-hydroxy-3-methylbut-2-enyl diphosphate reductase — MGVPLVLLASPRSFCAGVERAVEIVEELLRRRGGPVHVRKQIVHNTHVVARLESMGAVFVDELDEVPDGAVVVFSAHGVSPAVRAEAERRGFEVVDATCPLVTKVHAEARRFAGRGDTVVLIGHAGHEEVEGTLGEAPDRMLLVDGPEAVAALEVEDPERVSYLMQTTLAADEATEVVAALRKRFPALRGPSSDDICYATTNRQEAVREVAREADLVLVVGSANSSNSARLVELVRREGVPAHLIDDVRDLRPRWLEGVRVVGLSAGASAPPGLVDEVVAVLDAHRVEVRETTVETIRFTLPAAVRR, encoded by the coding sequence ATGGGAGTCCCACTCGTGCTGCTCGCCTCGCCCCGGTCGTTCTGCGCCGGGGTCGAGCGGGCGGTGGAGATCGTCGAGGAGCTGCTGCGGCGGCGCGGCGGCCCGGTCCACGTGCGCAAGCAGATCGTGCACAACACGCACGTGGTGGCGCGGCTGGAGTCGATGGGCGCGGTGTTCGTGGACGAGCTGGACGAGGTGCCGGACGGGGCCGTGGTGGTGTTCTCCGCGCACGGGGTGTCGCCCGCCGTGCGCGCCGAGGCCGAGCGGCGCGGGTTCGAGGTGGTCGACGCGACCTGCCCGCTGGTGACCAAGGTGCACGCGGAGGCGCGCCGGTTCGCCGGGCGCGGGGACACCGTGGTGCTGATCGGGCACGCCGGGCACGAGGAGGTCGAGGGCACGCTCGGCGAGGCCCCGGACCGGATGCTGCTGGTGGACGGCCCGGAGGCGGTGGCGGCGCTGGAGGTCGAGGACCCGGAGCGGGTGTCGTACCTGATGCAGACGACGCTGGCCGCGGACGAGGCGACCGAGGTCGTGGCGGCGCTGCGCAAGCGCTTCCCCGCACTGCGCGGCCCCTCTTCGGACGACATCTGCTACGCCACCACGAACCGCCAAGAGGCGGTACGGGAGGTGGCGCGCGAGGCCGATCTGGTCCTCGTGGTCGGTTCAGCGAACTCATCCAACTCGGCAAGGCTGGTGGAACTGGTGCGCCGCGAGGGCGTGCCCGCCCACCTGATCGACGACGTGCGCGACCTGCGCCCGCGATGGCTGGAGGGGGTGCGCGTGGTGGGGTTGAGCGCGGGGGCGTCCGCGCCGCCGGGGCTGGTGGACGAGGTCGTGGCGGTGCTGGACGCGCACCGGGTCGAGGTGCGGGAGACCACCGTGGAGACCATCCGGTTCACCCTGCCCGCCGCGGTGCGGAGGTGA